In a single window of the Arenicella chitinivorans genome:
- the trpE gene encoding anthranilate synthase component I yields the protein MSISTSLSRSSEHKTGPAEFGEEPVFALPHSDAEYQQLAEQLRAKGYTHLPLYRETLADLDTPVSTYLKLAAQPYTYLFESVQGGDKWGRYSIIGLPCERVYRVEQNTLSCEFAGHEVERREVDDPLDTVRDLQAAYRVARVDGAPDMLGGLVGYFGYDIVGHIEPRLKQSANQDTLGTPDIMLMVSRDVLVFDNLSGRIFMVTLADLSQPDAYQQAQTHLDRCVANLASSFAAPRAEHLAPPVQEEHYDVHFAQSDFEAAVERCRGYIRDGDIMQVVLSQRLSVPYAGRSFDVYRALRTINPSPYMYFMDMGGFEIVGSSPEILVRLANDTVTVRPIAGTRRRGATKELDQQLEADLLSDEKELAEHLMLIDLGRNDVGRIAQTGSVQLTEKMLVEHYSHVMHIVSNVDGKLKPGYDAIDVLKATFPAGTVSGAPKIRAMEIIHELEPIKRGIYSGAVGYLGWHGNMDTAIAIRTAVIKDGVLTIQAGAGIVADSVPRNEWEETLNKARAMVTAVKMANTGLGFNNTSNS from the coding sequence ACTCCGCGCCAAGGGTTACACACACCTACCATTGTATCGAGAAACGCTGGCCGATTTGGATACGCCCGTCAGTACATACTTAAAACTAGCGGCCCAACCGTATACCTATTTGTTTGAATCTGTCCAAGGCGGCGATAAGTGGGGTCGGTATTCCATTATTGGCCTGCCTTGTGAGCGAGTATATCGCGTCGAACAGAATACGTTGTCCTGTGAGTTTGCCGGCCACGAAGTTGAGCGCCGCGAGGTAGATGATCCCTTGGACACCGTACGCGATTTACAGGCAGCTTATCGCGTGGCAAGAGTCGATGGCGCGCCTGATATGCTGGGCGGTCTAGTCGGATACTTCGGCTACGACATCGTTGGTCATATCGAGCCGCGCCTTAAGCAGTCCGCCAACCAAGATACCTTGGGAACGCCCGATATTATGTTGATGGTGTCACGTGATGTGTTGGTGTTCGACAATCTTTCTGGCCGAATTTTTATGGTCACGCTGGCAGACCTGTCGCAGCCGGATGCCTATCAGCAAGCGCAAACGCATCTGGATCGTTGTGTGGCCAACTTGGCGTCGAGTTTTGCCGCACCACGTGCCGAGCATTTGGCACCACCGGTGCAGGAAGAGCACTATGATGTGCACTTTGCGCAGTCGGACTTTGAGGCAGCGGTGGAGCGATGTCGTGGCTATATTCGCGACGGCGACATTATGCAGGTGGTGCTATCGCAGCGATTGTCGGTGCCGTATGCGGGGCGTTCATTTGATGTGTATCGCGCACTGCGCACGATTAACCCGTCACCATACATGTACTTTATGGACATGGGCGGATTTGAAATTGTTGGGTCATCGCCGGAAATTCTGGTGCGTCTAGCGAACGACACCGTCACAGTACGCCCGATTGCTGGAACACGTCGCCGTGGGGCCACAAAGGAACTGGATCAGCAGCTTGAAGCAGACCTCCTTAGTGATGAAAAAGAATTGGCCGAACACTTGATGCTAATCGATCTGGGGCGGAATGATGTGGGACGTATTGCCCAAACTGGGTCGGTGCAGCTCACTGAAAAGATGTTGGTTGAGCACTACTCACACGTAATGCATATCGTGTCTAACGTCGATGGCAAACTCAAGCCAGGCTATGATGCCATTGATGTTCTCAAGGCGACATTCCCGGCCGGCACGGTCAGTGGAGCACCTAAGATTCGTGCCATGGAAATCATTCATGAACTGGAACCAATCAAACGTGGTATTTATTCCGGGGCAGTCGGCTACCTCGGTTGGCACGGCAATATGGACACCGCTATTGCGATCCGCACGGCAGTGATAAAAGACGGTGTACTGACCATTCAAGCTGGGGCGGGCATTGTGGCGGATTCAGTGCCGCGCAATGAATGGGAAGAAACATTGAACAAGGCTCGAGCCATGGTGACCGCCGTCAAAATGGCCAATACCGGCTTAGGCTTTAATAACACCAGTAATTCCTAG
- a CDS encoding aminodeoxychorismate/anthranilate synthase component II, whose translation MLVMIDNYDSFTYNLVQYLGELGEEVKTFRNDEITVGEIEALNPDRIMISPGPCTPDQAGISLAAIAHFAGKLPLFGVCLGHQSIGQAFGGKVIHAKSIMHGKTSEIEHTNVGVFRDLPKPYTVTRYHSLVVARDSLPDCLEITAWTADGEIMGLRHKELSVEGVQFHPESILTEHGHALLKNFLTQ comes from the coding sequence ATGTTAGTGATGATCGATAACTATGACTCGTTCACTTACAACCTAGTGCAATATCTGGGTGAATTGGGTGAGGAAGTAAAAACGTTCCGCAACGATGAAATCACTGTCGGTGAAATCGAAGCACTGAATCCGGATCGAATTATGATTTCTCCGGGACCTTGCACACCGGATCAGGCAGGCATTTCATTGGCGGCAATCGCACATTTCGCCGGTAAGCTGCCGTTATTCGGTGTGTGCCTGGGGCATCAAAGTATCGGCCAGGCCTTCGGCGGCAAGGTTATCCATGCAAAAAGTATCATGCACGGCAAGACCTCTGAAATTGAACACACCAATGTCGGTGTGTTTCGCGACCTGCCGAAGCCGTATACCGTGACTCGATATCACTCCTTGGTGGTGGCGCGTGACTCGTTGCCAGATTGTTTGGAAATCACCGCTTGGACAGCAGACGGCGAGATCATGGGCTTGCGACACAAAGAATTGTCGGTGGAAGGTGTTCAGTTTCATCCTGAGTCCATCCTGACCGAACATGGGCATGCGTTGCTGAAAAATTTTCTTACGCAATAA